One segment of Streptomyces sp. NA02950 DNA contains the following:
- a CDS encoding bacterial proteasome activator family protein has product MNQPMNERSQESPHVLVVGPDGMALGGVTPGEGSDDDESREVPVTDMVEQPAKVMRIGSMIKQLLEEVRAAPLDEASRVRLKEIHSSSVKELEDGLAPELIEELERLSLPFTDEVVPTEAELRIAQAQLVGWLEGLFHGIQTTLFAQQMAARAQLEQMRRALPPGVGLPEEGEVGPQHGGARSGPYL; this is encoded by the coding sequence ATGAACCAGCCGATGAACGAACGCTCGCAGGAGAGCCCGCACGTCCTGGTGGTCGGTCCGGACGGCATGGCGCTCGGCGGTGTCACTCCTGGCGAGGGCAGTGATGACGACGAGTCGCGCGAGGTTCCCGTGACGGACATGGTCGAACAGCCGGCGAAGGTCATGCGGATCGGCAGCATGATCAAGCAGCTTCTGGAGGAAGTCCGGGCGGCACCTCTCGACGAAGCCAGCCGGGTCCGGCTCAAGGAGATCCACTCCAGTTCGGTCAAGGAGCTGGAGGACGGGCTGGCGCCCGAGCTGATCGAGGAGCTGGAGCGGCTGTCGCTGCCGTTCACGGACGAGGTGGTGCCCACCGAGGCGGAACTGCGCATCGCCCAGGCGCAGTTGGTCGGCTGGCTGGAGGGACTGTTCCACGGCATCCAGACGACGCTTTTCGCCCAGCAGATGGCGGCGCGGGCCCAGCTGGAGCAGATGCGCCGGGCGCTGCCCCCGGGTGTCGGCCTGCCCGAGGAGGGCGAGGTCGGGCCGCAGCACGGCGGTGCCCGTTCCGGCCCGTATCTCTAG
- the pdhA gene encoding pyruvate dehydrogenase (acetyl-transferring) E1 component subunit alpha, with amino-acid sequence MTVLEQPGAYRPTPPPAWRPRVDAAPLLPDAEPYRLLGTAAAADVAADLLTRLHRELVHGRRYNAQATALTRQGRLAVYPSSTGQEACQVAAGLVLEEPDWLFPSYRDTLAAVVRGLDPVQALTLLRGDWHSGYDPRTHRVAPLCTPLATQLPHAVGLAHAARLKGDDVVALALVGDGGTSEGDFHEALNFAAVWQAPVVFLVQNNGFAISVPLAKQTAAPSLAHKAVGYGMPGRLVDGNDAVAVHQVLDEAVRRARRGGGPTLVEAITYRIEAHTNADDATRYRTEAEVEAWRAHDPIALLEDAMRDRDLLDDQSVEAVRESAERLAADLRERMNQDPVVDPMELFEHIYADKTSQLREQAAQLRAELDAETGADESEKGAR; translated from the coding sequence ATGACGGTCCTTGAGCAGCCCGGTGCCTACCGGCCCACTCCCCCGCCCGCCTGGCGGCCCCGCGTCGACGCCGCGCCCCTGCTGCCCGACGCCGAGCCGTACCGCCTGCTGGGCACCGCCGCTGCCGCCGACGTCGCCGCCGACCTGCTCACCAGGCTCCACCGCGAGCTGGTGCACGGCCGCCGGTACAACGCGCAGGCCACCGCCCTCACCCGGCAGGGCCGACTGGCCGTCTACCCCTCCTCCACCGGCCAGGAGGCCTGCCAGGTCGCCGCCGGTCTTGTGCTCGAGGAGCCCGACTGGCTCTTCCCCAGCTACCGCGACACCCTCGCCGCCGTCGTCCGTGGCCTCGACCCGGTCCAGGCCCTCACCCTGCTGCGCGGCGACTGGCACTCCGGCTACGACCCCCGCACCCATCGCGTCGCCCCCCTGTGCACCCCGCTCGCCACCCAGCTGCCGCACGCCGTCGGACTGGCCCACGCCGCCCGCCTCAAGGGTGACGACGTGGTCGCGCTCGCCCTCGTCGGCGACGGCGGCACCAGCGAGGGCGACTTCCACGAGGCCCTCAACTTCGCCGCCGTCTGGCAGGCCCCGGTGGTCTTCCTCGTCCAGAACAACGGCTTCGCGATCTCCGTCCCGCTCGCCAAGCAGACCGCCGCGCCCTCCCTCGCCCACAAGGCCGTCGGCTACGGCATGCCCGGCCGCCTCGTCGACGGCAATGACGCGGTCGCCGTCCACCAGGTCCTCGACGAGGCCGTGCGCAGGGCCCGCCGCGGCGGAGGCCCCACCCTCGTCGAGGCCATCACCTACCGCATCGAGGCCCACACCAACGCCGACGACGCCACCCGCTACCGGACCGAAGCCGAGGTCGAGGCATGGCGGGCACATGACCCGATAGCGCTCCTGGAGGACGCCATGCGGGACCGCGATCTGCTCGACGACCAGAGCGTGGAAGCCGTGCGCGAGTCCGCGGAGCGGCTCGCCGCCGATCTGCGCGAGCGGATGAACCAGGACCCGGTCGTCGACCCCATGGAGCTCTTCGAGCACATCTACGCCGACAAGACCAGCCAGCTCCGCGAGCAGGCGGCCCAGCTGCGCGCCGAGCTCGACGCCGAGACCGGGGCCGACGAGTCCGAAAAGGGTGCACGATGA
- a CDS encoding TetR/AcrR family transcriptional regulator: MTMAKRDTYTPESLLAVAVEVFNERGYDGTSMEHLSRAAGISKSSIYHHVKGKEELLRLAISRALDGLFHILQEPGAREGRAVERLEHVVRRTTEVLMAELPYVTLLLRVRGNTDTERWAMERRREFDHQVAELLKQAAADGDLRADVDARLATRLLFGMINSIVEWYRPGRGGAATSDEVADAVVRTAFAGLRTQGEGA; this comes from the coding sequence ATGACCATGGCCAAGCGCGACACCTACACGCCCGAATCGCTGCTCGCGGTTGCCGTCGAGGTGTTCAACGAGCGCGGCTACGACGGCACCTCCATGGAGCATCTGTCCCGCGCCGCCGGAATCTCCAAATCGTCGATCTACCACCACGTCAAGGGCAAGGAAGAGCTCCTCCGGCTGGCCATAAGCCGTGCGCTGGACGGCCTGTTCCACATCCTCCAGGAGCCGGGGGCGCGCGAGGGCCGGGCGGTGGAGCGGCTGGAGCACGTGGTCCGGCGCACCACCGAGGTGCTGATGGCGGAGCTGCCCTACGTCACGCTGCTGCTGCGCGTCCGGGGCAACACGGACACCGAGCGCTGGGCCATGGAGCGCCGCCGGGAGTTCGACCACCAGGTCGCCGAGCTGCTCAAGCAGGCCGCGGCCGACGGCGACCTGCGGGCCGACGTGGACGCACGGCTGGCCACCCGGCTGCTCTTCGGCATGATCAACTCGATTGTCGAGTGGTACCGGCCGGGCCGCGGCGGCGCCGCGACCTCCGACGAGGTCGCCGACGCCGTGGTCCGCACCGCATTCGCCGGTCTGCGCACCCAGGGCGAGGGCGCCTAA
- a CDS encoding NTP transferase domain-containing protein: MTPGAYDAVILAGGAARRLGGADKPALRVGGRALLDRVLAVCREAGETVVVGPRRPTARPVRWAREEPPGGGPVAALDAGVRQTTAPVVLVLSADLPFLTSETVKALLTGAEEADGAVLTDSGGREQPLVAAYRAEPLRREIALLAAEHGGLSGLPLRLLTSELSLGLVHHPTASFDCDTWEDITTARARIREHGVVLDEWIAAVKAELGVDLDVDTTALLDLARDAAHGVARPAAPLTTFLVGYAAAQRGGGSEALADAMRKASALAARWADEAGTPEQSAG; the protein is encoded by the coding sequence GTGACTCCAGGTGCGTATGACGCTGTGATCCTGGCCGGGGGCGCCGCGCGGCGGCTCGGTGGGGCGGACAAGCCCGCCTTGCGGGTGGGTGGACGGGCTCTGCTCGACCGGGTGCTGGCCGTCTGCCGGGAGGCGGGGGAGACCGTGGTCGTCGGACCGCGCAGGCCGACCGCCCGCCCCGTCCGCTGGGCGCGGGAGGAGCCGCCGGGCGGCGGACCGGTCGCCGCCCTTGACGCGGGCGTACGGCAGACCACCGCACCCGTTGTCCTCGTCCTCTCCGCCGATCTGCCGTTCCTCACCTCCGAGACCGTAAAAGCCCTGCTCACCGGCGCCGAGGAGGCCGATGGCGCGGTGCTCACCGACTCCGGCGGACGTGAGCAGCCCCTGGTCGCCGCCTACCGCGCCGAGCCGCTGCGGCGCGAGATCGCGCTCCTCGCGGCCGAGCACGGCGGTCTCTCCGGCCTTCCGCTCCGTCTGCTCACCTCCGAGCTGTCGCTCGGCCTCGTCCACCACCCCACCGCTTCCTTCGACTGCGACACCTGGGAAGACATCACAACAGCCCGCGCGCGGATCAGGGAGCATGGAGTCGTGTTGGATGAATGGATCGCCGCGGTCAAGGCCGAACTCGGGGTCGACCTCGATGTCGACACCACCGCCCTGCTCGACCTGGCCCGGGACGCCGCGCACGGAGTGGCCCGGCCCGCCGCCCCCCTGACCACCTTCCTCGTCGGCTATGCCGCGGCCCAGCGGGGCGGCGGATCCGAGGCGCTGGCCGACGCGATGCGCAAGGCGTCGGCGCTGGCCGCTCGTTGGGCCGATGAGGCCGGGACACCGGAGCAGTCGGCGGGATGA
- a CDS encoding TrkA family potassium uptake protein, producing the protein MKLPSQDAAARTPEDASHRVRLPHFPAGPLRQVVRRLLLALFVMVLTVVIVYTDRAGYHDNSDEHVDFLDAVYYSTVTLSTTGYGDIVPYSDSARLSNILLVTPLRVIFLIILVGTTLEVLAERTREQYRLNRWRSALRDHTVVVGFGTKGRSAVQTLCATGLRKDQVVVVDPNHKVIEAANADGFAGVVGDATRSDVLLRAEAQRARQFVIATQRDDTAVLVTLTARQLNKRANIVAAVREEENAPLLRQSGADAVITSASAAGRLLGMSVQSPTAGAVIEDLIQQGSGLDLVERTVVKAEVGRSVRDTDDLVVSVRRGHRLLAYDDPDASPLQAADRLITIVRAPTPPEE; encoded by the coding sequence GTGAAGCTGCCCAGCCAGGACGCGGCCGCCCGCACCCCCGAGGACGCCAGTCACCGGGTCCGCCTGCCCCACTTCCCCGCGGGCCCGCTGCGCCAGGTCGTCCGCAGACTGCTGCTCGCGCTGTTCGTGATGGTGCTGACCGTGGTCATCGTGTACACCGACCGCGCCGGGTACCACGACAACTCCGATGAGCACGTCGACTTCCTGGACGCCGTGTACTACTCGACCGTCACGCTGTCCACCACCGGTTACGGCGACATCGTCCCGTACAGCGACAGCGCACGGCTCAGCAACATCCTGCTGGTCACCCCGCTCCGCGTGATCTTCCTGATCATCCTGGTCGGCACCACGCTCGAGGTCCTGGCCGAACGCACCCGCGAGCAGTACCGCTTGAACCGCTGGAGGTCCGCCTTGCGCGATCACACCGTTGTCGTGGGCTTCGGGACGAAGGGGCGGTCCGCCGTGCAGACGCTCTGCGCGACCGGGCTGCGCAAGGACCAGGTGGTGGTGGTCGACCCCAACCACAAGGTGATCGAGGCGGCCAACGCGGACGGATTCGCGGGGGTGGTGGGCGATGCGACGCGCAGCGATGTGCTGTTGCGGGCGGAGGCGCAGCGTGCCCGGCAGTTCGTGATCGCGACGCAGCGGGACGACACCGCGGTGCTGGTCACGCTCACCGCCCGGCAGCTCAACAAGCGTGCCAACATCGTGGCGGCGGTGCGGGAGGAGGAGAACGCTCCGCTGCTGCGCCAGTCGGGCGCCGACGCGGTGATCACGAGCGCGAGCGCGGCGGGCCGGCTGCTGGGGATGAGCGTGCAGAGTCCGACCGCGGGCGCGGTCATCGAGGATCTGATCCAGCAGGGCAGCGGTCTTGACCTGGTGGAGCGGACGGTGGTCAAGGCGGAGGTGGGCCGTTCGGTGCGGGACACGGACGACCTGGTGGTGTCGGTGCGGCGCGGCCATCGGCTGCTGGCGTACGACGACCCGGACGCGAGTCCGCTCCAGGCGGCCGACCGGCTGATCACGATCGTGCGCGCGCCGACGCCGCCGGAGGAGTGA
- a CDS encoding NAD(P)H-quinone oxidoreductase, giving the protein MHAITIPEPGGPEALVWAEVPDPEPGEGEVLIDVVASGVNRADLLQRQGVYPPPPGASLHPGLECSGRIAAVGPGATGWAVGDEVCALLAGGGYAERVVVPSGQVLPVPEEVDLVTAAALPEVTATVWSNVFMISHLRPGETLLVHGGSSGIGTMAIQLAKAVGARVAATAGSAEKLAACGELGADILINYREQDFVEEVRRGTDGAGADVILDIVGAKYLARNVETLAVNGRLAIIGLQGGVKAELNLATLLAKSCAVMATGLRGRSLAQKAAIVAAVREHVWPLISGGRVRPIVDRTIPMREAAEAHRLLDSSEHVGKVLLTV; this is encoded by the coding sequence ATGCATGCGATCACGATTCCTGAACCCGGGGGCCCGGAAGCACTCGTATGGGCGGAGGTGCCCGATCCGGAACCCGGTGAGGGGGAAGTCCTCATCGATGTGGTGGCCAGTGGTGTCAACCGTGCCGATCTGTTGCAACGTCAGGGCGTCTATCCGCCGCCGCCCGGTGCCTCGCTCCACCCCGGTCTCGAGTGCTCGGGCCGGATCGCCGCGGTGGGCCCCGGGGCCACCGGATGGGCGGTGGGGGACGAGGTGTGCGCACTGCTCGCGGGCGGCGGATACGCGGAGCGGGTGGTGGTCCCGTCGGGGCAGGTGCTGCCGGTGCCGGAGGAGGTCGACCTGGTCACCGCGGCGGCGCTGCCCGAAGTGACCGCCACCGTTTGGTCGAACGTCTTCATGATCTCCCATCTGCGGCCCGGCGAGACGCTGTTGGTGCACGGTGGTTCCAGCGGAATCGGCACCATGGCGATCCAGCTCGCCAAGGCGGTCGGGGCGCGGGTCGCCGCGACCGCGGGGAGTGCGGAGAAGCTGGCGGCCTGCGGTGAGCTGGGGGCCGACATCCTCATCAACTACCGCGAGCAGGACTTCGTGGAGGAGGTGCGCCGGGGCACCGACGGCGCGGGGGCGGACGTCATCCTGGACATCGTCGGCGCCAAGTACCTCGCCCGGAACGTGGAGACGCTCGCCGTGAACGGCCGGTTGGCGATCATCGGCTTGCAGGGCGGGGTGAAGGCCGAGCTGAACCTCGCCACCCTGCTGGCCAAGAGCTGTGCGGTGATGGCCACCGGGCTGCGGGGCCGCTCGCTGGCGCAGAAGGCGGCGATCGTCGCGGCGGTGCGGGAGCATGTCTGGCCGCTGATCAGCGGTGGCCGGGTCCGTCCGATCGTGGACCGGACGATCCCGATGCGGGAGGCCGCGGAGGCCCACCGGCTGCTGGACTCCAGTGAGCATGTGGGCAAGGTGCTGCTCACGGTCTGA
- a CDS encoding Lrp/AsnC family transcriptional regulator, with product MRDEQMAHSDGKPPARPLDSIDRDILRLLRADGRASIRSVADQVHVSRANAYARINRLIDDGVIRGFSARVDQERAGQGASAYITLKIVQNSWRTVREQLRELPGAAHIALVSGDFDVLLLVHTSDNRSLRELVLTRIQAIPEVLSTRTLLVFEETDLDSEP from the coding sequence ATGCGGGACGAACAGATGGCCCATTCGGACGGCAAACCGCCCGCACGGCCACTGGACTCCATCGACCGCGACATCCTCCGGCTGCTCCGGGCGGACGGCCGGGCCTCGATACGCTCCGTGGCCGATCAGGTGCATGTGTCACGGGCGAATGCCTACGCGCGGATCAACCGTCTGATCGACGACGGGGTGATCCGCGGCTTCAGTGCCCGGGTGGACCAGGAGCGGGCCGGGCAGGGCGCGTCCGCGTACATCACGCTGAAGATCGTCCAGAACTCCTGGCGCACGGTGCGCGAGCAGCTCAGGGAGCTTCCGGGAGCGGCCCATATCGCCCTGGTCAGCGGGGACTTCGATGTGCTGCTGCTGGTGCACACCTCGGACAACCGCTCGCTGCGCGAGCTGGTCCTCACCCGGATCCAGGCGATACCGGAGGTGCTGAGCACCCGGACACTGCTGGTGTTCGAGGAGACGGACCTCGATTCGGAGCCGTGA
- a CDS encoding alpha-ketoacid dehydrogenase subunit beta — MTTATATGTGTARKPATMAQALGRALRDAMAADPCVHVLGEDVGTLGGVFRITDGLAKEFGDGRCTDTPLAEAGILGTAVGMAMYGLRPVVEMQFDAFAYPSFEQLVSHVSRMRNRTRGTMPLPLTVRVPYGGGIGGVEHHSDSSEIYYMATPGLHVVAPATIADAYGLLRAAIASDDPVVFLEPKRLYWSKGDWSPDRPDEVPPIGRAVVRRPSGAPSAAAAGGPVAGSGAGRGGRSATLISYGPSVPVCLEAAEAARAEGWDLEVVDLRSLVPFDDETVCASVRRTGRAVVVHEATGFGGPGGEIAARVTERCFHHLEAPVLRVTGFDIPYPPPMLERHHLPGVDRVLDAVARLQWESEFTEGRAV; from the coding sequence ATGACCACCGCCACAGCCACCGGGACCGGCACCGCCCGCAAGCCCGCCACCATGGCCCAGGCCCTCGGCCGCGCCCTGCGTGACGCCATGGCCGCCGACCCCTGCGTCCATGTCCTCGGCGAGGACGTCGGCACCCTCGGTGGCGTCTTCCGCATCACCGACGGGCTCGCCAAGGAGTTCGGCGACGGCCGCTGCACCGATACGCCGCTGGCCGAGGCGGGCATCCTCGGCACCGCCGTCGGCATGGCGATGTACGGGCTGCGGCCCGTCGTCGAGATGCAGTTCGACGCCTTCGCGTACCCGTCCTTCGAGCAGCTCGTCAGCCATGTCTCGCGGATGCGCAACCGCACGCGCGGCACCATGCCGCTGCCGCTCACCGTGCGGGTGCCGTACGGCGGCGGCATCGGCGGGGTCGAGCACCACAGCGACTCCTCCGAGATCTACTACATGGCCACCCCCGGCCTCCATGTCGTCGCCCCCGCGACCATCGCCGACGCCTACGGGCTGCTGCGCGCCGCCATCGCCTCCGACGACCCCGTCGTCTTCCTCGAGCCCAAGCGGCTCTACTGGTCCAAGGGCGACTGGTCGCCCGACCGGCCGGACGAGGTCCCGCCCATCGGGCGGGCCGTGGTCCGGAGGCCGTCCGGTGCGCCGTCCGCCGCGGCGGCTGGTGGTCCGGTGGCCGGTTCCGGAGCCGGCCGGGGCGGCCGGAGTGCCACGCTCATCTCCTACGGGCCGTCCGTCCCCGTCTGCCTCGAGGCCGCCGAGGCGGCCCGCGCGGAGGGCTGGGACCTCGAGGTCGTCGATCTGCGCTCGCTCGTGCCCTTCGACGACGAGACGGTCTGCGCCTCCGTCCGCCGCACCGGCCGCGCCGTGGTGGTCCACGAGGCCACCGGCTTCGGCGGCCCCGGCGGGGAGATCGCCGCCCGGGTCACCGAGCGGTGCTTCCACCACCTCGAGGCGCCGGTGCTCAGGGTCACCGGGTTCGACATTCCCTACCCGCCGCCCATGCTCGAGCGGCACCATCTGCCCGGTGTGGACCGGGTGCTGGACGCCGTCGCCCGCCTCCAGTGGGAATCGGAGTTCACCGAGGGGAGGGCCGTCTGA
- a CDS encoding dihydrolipoamide acetyltransferase family protein, whose translation MAVVREFTLPDLGEGLTGAEIVRWLVQVGDVVAIDQPVVEVETAKAMVDVPCPYGGVVTARFGEEGTEMPVGAPLLTVAVPEGADTGGGSAVSGGSAGGGSGSGGAASEGGSGNVLVGYGTTAPAARRRRVRPGAVPSAAVSAGAGADAVSRPVVVGDERRLQGPIPVISPLVRRLAREHGLDLRGLTGSGPDGLIMRADVERAVRGPAADGLAEDGLAADGAAVGGVVADGPDVTSGPAVREERVPLRGVRGLAADKLARSRREIPDATCWVDADATELLAARAAMNAAGGPKVSLLAVLARICTAALARYPELNATVDMESREIVRLADVHLGFAAQTDRGLVVPVVRTAHARSVEGLSAEIARLTEAARAGSLAPAELTGGTFTLNNYGVFGVDGSTPIINHPEAAMLGVGRIVPKPWVHEGELAVRHVVQLSFTFDHRVCDGGTAGGFLRYVADCVERPMVLLRGL comes from the coding sequence ATGGCTGTGGTGCGGGAGTTCACCCTTCCGGATCTGGGGGAGGGGCTCACCGGAGCGGAGATCGTGCGGTGGCTGGTGCAGGTCGGCGATGTTGTCGCCATCGACCAGCCGGTCGTTGAGGTCGAGACCGCCAAGGCCATGGTGGATGTGCCCTGCCCGTACGGCGGGGTGGTCACCGCCCGCTTCGGCGAGGAGGGCACCGAGATGCCGGTGGGGGCGCCGCTGCTCACCGTCGCCGTTCCGGAGGGGGCGGATACGGGTGGTGGTTCCGCGGTTTCCGGTGGTTCTGCGGGCGGTGGTTCTGGCTCCGGTGGGGCCGCCTCTGAGGGTGGGTCGGGCAATGTGCTCGTCGGGTACGGCACGACCGCCCCGGCCGCGCGCCGCCGCCGGGTACGGCCCGGCGCCGTCCCCTCGGCCGCCGTCTCCGCCGGTGCCGGTGCCGATGCCGTTTCCCGGCCGGTCGTCGTGGGGGATGAGCGGCGTCTCCAAGGGCCCATCCCTGTGATCTCGCCGCTGGTGCGGCGGCTCGCCCGGGAACACGGTCTCGATCTGCGCGGGCTCACCGGCTCCGGGCCCGATGGGCTCATCATGCGTGCCGACGTCGAGCGGGCGGTGCGGGGGCCGGCGGCGGACGGCCTTGCGGAGGACGGCCTTGCTGCGGACGGCGCCGCGGTGGGCGGCGTTGTCGCGGACGGTCCGGACGTGACCTCGGGTCCCGCGGTGCGGGAGGAGCGCGTTCCGCTGCGGGGTGTGCGGGGCCTGGCCGCCGACAAGCTGGCGCGGAGCCGTCGGGAGATCCCCGACGCCACCTGCTGGGTGGACGCCGACGCCACGGAACTGCTCGCCGCCCGTGCCGCCATGAACGCCGCCGGTGGCCCCAAGGTCTCCCTGCTCGCCGTCCTGGCCCGTATCTGCACGGCGGCGCTTGCCCGTTACCCCGAGCTCAACGCCACGGTGGACATGGAGAGCCGGGAGATCGTCCGGCTCGCCGATGTGCACCTCGGCTTCGCGGCGCAGACGGATCGGGGGCTGGTCGTACCGGTCGTCCGCACTGCGCATGCCCGCAGCGTCGAAGGGCTCTCCGCGGAGATCGCCCGGCTGACCGAGGCCGCCCGCGCGGGTTCGCTCGCCCCGGCCGAGCTGACGGGGGGCACGTTCACCCTCAACAACTACGGCGTCTTCGGGGTCGACGGATCGACGCCGATCATCAACCACCCGGAGGCGGCGATGCTCGGCGTCGGCCGGATCGTCCCGAAGCCGTGGGTGCACGAGGGGGAGCTCGCGGTGCGGCACGTGGTGCAGCTGTCGTTCACGTTCGACCACCGGGTGTGCGACGGAGGGACGGCCGGGGGGTTCCTGCGGTATGTGGCCGATTGCGTGGAGCGGCCGATGGTGCTGCTGCGGGGGCTGTAG
- a CDS encoding molybdopterin molybdotransferase MoeA — MTRRDRAGDDEALDREVDEALALANERETTAAAAEDDHAERDWASPALDLAQGRTPPDRETPSARHRKPPPGRGRQSSGGDGDAGAGVLDALVPVWRQSPDDPASEGTGARDRRSRTPAAEAPDPRAEDNPDTPTTPRTWSDARATAGAAAAATAPVTVVRPLGEALGHVLAEPLAALTDLPPFDTSAMDGWALAGPGPWRLPTPESAHPREHGEHGILAGHAEAAPLPDGHAVRIATGARIPPGTTAVLRSEYGTDTGDGWLHAAPAHPVGLGQDIRTRGQECRSGDHLLSPGTPITPAVLGLAAASGYDELATVRGPRVEVLVLGDELLAEGRPRDDRIRDALGPMVGPWLRALGAEVSETRRLADDADTVHAAVAESTADVIVTTGGTAAGPVDHVHPTLRRLGAKLLVDGVRVRPGHPMLLARLAPGRHLVGLPGNPLAAVSGLLTLAEPLLRTLGARPAVEPRRMPLAAAVHGHPVDTRLVPVAFRRGAALPLRFNGPAMLRGIAAADGLAVIPPGGAERDDEAEVLALPWPGGYGGTPAGTRASGASDDEDGIPTPEAPA; from the coding sequence ATGACGCGGCGCGACCGGGCGGGGGACGACGAGGCGCTCGACCGCGAGGTCGACGAGGCGCTGGCGCTGGCCAACGAGCGTGAGACGACCGCGGCCGCGGCCGAGGACGACCACGCGGAACGCGACTGGGCCAGCCCCGCCCTCGACCTCGCCCAGGGACGTACGCCCCCGGACCGCGAGACCCCATCCGCCCGGCACCGGAAGCCGCCACCGGGGCGCGGCCGCCAGTCGTCGGGAGGGGACGGGGACGCAGGGGCGGGGGTCCTGGACGCTCTCGTACCTGTGTGGCGCCAGTCTCCGGACGACCCCGCGTCCGAGGGCACCGGCGCCAGAGACAGACGGTCCAGGACCCCCGCCGCGGAGGCCCCGGACCCGCGCGCGGAAGACAACCCCGATACCCCCACCACCCCCCGTACCTGGTCCGACGCCCGCGCCACCGCGGGTGCCGCCGCCGCTGCCACCGCGCCCGTCACGGTCGTACGGCCGCTCGGTGAGGCCCTCGGGCATGTCCTCGCCGAGCCCCTCGCCGCCCTCACCGACCTCCCGCCGTTCGACACCTCCGCCATGGACGGCTGGGCCCTCGCCGGTCCCGGGCCCTGGCGGCTTCCCACCCCCGAGTCCGCGCACCCGCGGGAACACGGCGAGCACGGGATACTCGCCGGGCACGCCGAAGCCGCCCCGCTCCCCGACGGGCACGCCGTCCGCATCGCCACCGGCGCCCGGATCCCGCCCGGCACCACCGCCGTCCTGCGCTCCGAGTACGGCACCGACACCGGCGACGGCTGGCTCCACGCAGCCCCCGCCCACCCCGTCGGCCTCGGCCAGGACATCCGGACCCGTGGCCAGGAGTGCCGCAGCGGCGATCATCTGCTGTCCCCGGGCACCCCGATCACCCCCGCCGTGCTGGGGCTCGCGGCCGCCTCCGGCTACGACGAGCTGGCCACCGTCCGCGGCCCGCGCGTCGAGGTGCTGGTTCTCGGCGACGAACTGCTGGCCGAGGGGCGCCCCCGGGACGACAGGATCCGGGACGCGCTGGGCCCCATGGTCGGCCCGTGGCTGCGGGCGCTCGGCGCCGAGGTGTCGGAGACCCGCCGACTGGCCGACGACGCCGACACGGTCCACGCGGCCGTGGCGGAGTCGACCGCCGACGTGATCGTCACGACCGGCGGCACCGCGGCCGGACCGGTGGACCATGTGCACCCCACGCTGCGCCGTCTGGGCGCGAAGCTGCTGGTGGACGGGGTGCGGGTACGCCCCGGTCATCCGATGCTGCTGGCGCGGCTCGCGCCCGGGCGGCATCTGGTCGGTCTGCCGGGCAATCCGCTGGCCGCCGTCTCCGGTCTGCTGACGCTCGCCGAGCCGCTGCTGCGCACGCTCGGGGCGCGCCCGGCGGTCGAGCCGCGCCGGATGCCGCTGGCCGCCGCCGTGCACGGGCATCCGGTGGACACCCGGCTGGTGCCCGTGGCGTTCCGGCGCGGGGCGGCGCTTCCGCTCCGGTTCAACGGTCCGGCGATGCTGCGCGGTATCGCCGCGGCGGACGGTCTCGCGGTGATCCCGCCGGGCGGTGCGGAGCGCGACGACGAGGCGGAGGTGCTGGCGCTGCCCTGGCCGGGAGGGTACGGCGGCACACCCGCCGGGACCCGAGCCAGCGGCGCATCCGATGACGAAGACGGCATACCCACCCCGGAGGCCCCCGCGTGA